A section of the Zygosaccharomyces rouxii strain CBS732 chromosome B complete sequence genome encodes:
- the YAP3 gene encoding Yap3p (some similarities with uniprot|P38749 Saccharomyces cerevisiae YHL009C YAP3 bZIP transcription factor) — MGINEYAMDMRGYSIDPFDTLDSLKVSVPSPLSEYILNSNGSESGDGVLTPTDNATAAKSDVTVSSNGNSSGELTEEKLKQIKRAQNRAAQRAFRERKETRLKELEQELRQSEARRKQLDEELERLCRANLEMNAENKILLEQGEVGDYGTQGGRFTFPHEIAHENSGSLQESREYSSKIFKTEGHYLDESGKEILTVPATWDYLHQLSEQVQFNVTGVLDSLKGNEVCHGLGAAYPRVLVDQQVREQLVRDASRA; from the coding sequence ATGGGCATAAATGAATACGCTATGGATATGCGAGGATATTCCATCGATCCATTTGATACATTAGATTCACTTAAGGTGTCGGTTCCAAGCCCTCTTTCTGAATACATATTGAATAGTAATGGTAGTGAGTCTGGAGATGGAGTTCTCACACCAACAGATAATGCGACTGCAGCTAAAAGTGATGTAACTGTCAGTAGTAATGGTAACTCAAGCGGTGAATTAACAGAAGAAAAGTTAAAACAGATTAAAAGAGCCCAAAACAGGGCAGCACAACGTGCATTTCGAGAGCGTAAAGAGACAAGGTTGAAAGAGTTGGAACAGGAGTTACGACAAAGTGAAGCTCGTCGTAAACAGctagatgaagaattggaacGACTTTGTAGGGCTAACTTGGAAATGAATGctgaaaataaaatactTTTGGAACAAGGTGAGGTTGGTGATTATGGGACACAGGGTGGAAGGTTTACTTTCCCACATGAGATTGCCCATGAAAATTCTGGTTCATTACAAGAATCTAGAGAGTACagttcaaaaatatttaaGACTGAAGGTCATTATCTCGATGAATCAGGCAAAGAGATTTTAACCGTTCCTGCAACATGGGATTATTTGCACCAATTATCGGAGCAAGTACAGTTTAACGTTACTGGCGTCTTGGATAGTTTAAAAGGAAACGAAGTTTGTCACGGATTAGGTGCAGCATATCCAAGAGTTCTTGTTGACCAGCAAGTTCGAGAACAGCTTGTACGGGATGCAAGTCGTGCCTAA
- the CUE2 gene encoding Cue2p (similar to uniprot|Q75DK5 Ashbya gossypii ABR016C ABR016Cp and weakly similar to YKL090W uniprot|P36075 Saccharomyces cerevisiae YKL090W CUE2 Protein of unknown function has two CUE domains that bind ubiquitin which may facilitate intramolecular monoubiquitination), with product MHYYAIIIQSTLYIVLFLNVKYIKFQEAEAVERINMDESVALLVEMFPDKPVDELNSALKSSNGILDDACVMLVSEDSSRENVNPHEQLKSMFPLVHQPTIEKVWHDQNGDFDNTVVELLNHHMLLEENDSRDPEPSPQPESKSTVDIVQEYTGVTSSIARHFSYRSSFNVVKAIVSILDSYREPPQEKKTPAAPLPKHRTGGRVQGPKGAAHADKLASSSTREASPVTQDRPPYVYSIESAEAQELEDAIKSNLNLRSIHPKFLHRALEYYRGDLLKTLQLASLIIEQNGTRYTYKDAHEESYDLSGFTEYKPRGKRRSPRDFNGNSNFSLQDDSYAPIARSMWSNVLTNPRLDFHGFLCPDAIQVLQKCLEKWWKHELDQRELNNQKLSMTQVANVDPLRVITGRGIHSDNGVSKLKTQVRRFLERNQYKFVEETAYFVIVGKKVR from the coding sequence ATGCATTACTATGCCATAATAATACAATCAACTCTGTATATCGTCTTGTTCTTGAATGTGAAATACATTAAGTTTCAAGAAGCTGAAGCAGTTGAAAGAATCAATATGGATGAATCCGTTGCACTGTTGGTGGAAATGTTTCCCGATAAGCCAGTTGATGAGTTAAATTCAGCTCTTAAAAGTTCAAATGGTATTTTAGATGATGCTTGCGTAATGTTAGTCAGTGAAGACAGTAGCAGAGAAAATGTTAATCCTCATGAACAGTTAAAATCTATGTTTCCATTGGTACATCAACCAACAATCGAAAAGGTTTGGCATGATCAAAATGGTGATTTTGATAATACCGTCGTAGAATTGTTAAACCATCATATGCTATTAGAAGAGAATGACAGTAGAGACCCTGAACCATCCCCGCAGCCTGAATCTAAATCCACTGTAGACATTGTACAAGAATACACCGGTGTTACTTCAAGTATAGCAAGACACTTTAGCTATAGAAGTTCTTTTAACGTGGTAAAGGCTATTGTATCCATATTAGACTCATACCGAGAACCACcacaagaaaagaagactCCAGCTGCGCCTTTACCCAAGCATCGTACTGGTGGTCGTGTTCAAGGTCCCAAGGGAGCTGCTCATGCAGATAAATTGGCTTCTTCGTCAACGAGGGAAGCGTCACCAGTAACCCAAGATAGACCGCCTTATGTGTATTCCATCGAATCTGCAGAAGCACAAGAGTTGGAAGATGCAATCAAATCTAATTTAAATCTACGAAGTATTCacccaaaatttcttcatagAGCTTTAGAATACTACAGAGGTGATTTACTTAAAACTTTACAGTTGGCAAGCTTAATCATTGAACAAAATGGCACCAGGTACACTTACAAGGATGCCCATGAAGAGTCATACGACTTATCAGGTTTTACAGAATACAAACCTCGTGGTAAGAGGCGATCCCCAAGAGATTTTAATGGAAATTCCAACTTCTCACTACAAGACGATTCGTACGCTCCAATAGCTCGCAGCATGTGGTCCAACGTACTGACAAACCCAAGATTGGATTTCCATGGGTTTTTATGCCCTGATGCCATACAAGTATTACAAAAATGTCTAGAGAAATGGTGGAAACACgaattggatcaaagaGAATTGAACAATCAGAAATTGTCCATGACTCAAGTAGCCAACGTTGATCCTCTGCGAGTAATCACAGGTAGAGGTATTCACAGTGACAATGGTGTATCAAAGCTTAAAACCCAGGTAAGGAGattcttggaaagaaaTCAGTACAAATTTGTCGAAGAAACCGCCTATTTTGTAATCGTAGGTAAGAAAGTTCGTTGA
- the MIF2 gene encoding Mif2p (weakly similar to uniprot|P35201 Saccharomyces cerevisiae YKL089W MIF2 Kinetochore protein with homology to human CENP-C required for structural integrity of the spindle during anaphase spindle elongation interacts with histones H2A H2B and H4 phosphorylated by Ipl1p): protein MDYMHLGVRSRKTGINARQGLEKDEYSMERIDDFFSEDSTSHISGDRRKSRRSSMLSLLSSGGPSGSFVSDSDHQQSTSPSRRSSRVYRFSLPENDTIQEEEPVDNNNNVPIDYDLPPPPTPSLSDKMEQPLDGPSIRLTPEKSTNGDVPDLIQDDEDTRDYTSFNTSENALLEDEMDDDYEAISEEDRDYVEGESSLEQTLSADDSDSSSSSGSGSDAGDTTMAKSEEEEEEDLATVPSRRTYGYDNVPPEIYDSDEEYIQKQAPELDQDPHATDDQSLRRSNRVKIAPLEWWRNEKVVYKRKTSKPVLEIDKIVTYDKNDEEDDEEELSIGRRKGRNKKKTATTTRTRPYNYIPTGKPRGRPRKHKAFGMSGGLVENPNTDLLEEINQGKIPQGEWLQHGILEANVNVTMDRQGDEIIAFAPNLSQSEQIKETEDEHFSLEVMFDAHKDHFASGMLKIPRYGKKKLSDSYNVFITFFVVQGVLEVTLAGNTFLTTEGSSFQVPAFNEYALENRGNNEVKMFFTQVTISIDELQNGHSTHQSSDEEDMQSQSLDAGVNDSGSSSQDEDTLTTTRKSNEIASAKRSSLSSMSISDI from the coding sequence atggattatATGCATCTAGGTGTAAGGTCTAGAAAGACTGGTATTAACGCTAGGCAAGGTCTCGAGAAAGATGAATACAGTatggaaagaattgatgatttctttAGTGAAGATTCAACTAGTCATATTAGTGGTGATAGAAGGAAAAGTAGAAGATCTTCAATGCTTTCACTACTTTCTAGTGGTGGTCCTAGTGGATCATTTGTGTCAGATTCTGATCATCAGCAATCAACAAGTCCATCCAGAAGATCTTCTAGAGTGTACAGATTCAGTCTTCCAGAAAATGATACAATCcaagaggaagaaccagtagataataacaataatgtCCCAATTGATTACGATCtgccaccaccaccaacaccaTCACTTTCTGATAAAATGGAACAACCGCTGGACGGACCCTCAATTAGACTTACACCTGAGAAATCAACAAATGGAGACGTACCCGATTTAattcaagatgatgaagataccAGAGATTATACATCCTTCAATACATCGGAGAATGCCCttttagaagatgagatggatGATGATTACGAAGCCATTAGCGAAGAAGATAGAGATTACGTGGAAGGTGAATCTTCGTTAGAACAAACATTAAGTGCAGATGACAGTGAtagtagcagtagtagtggtaGCGGTAGTGATGCAGGAGACACTACTATGGCTAAAAgcgaagaagaagaagaagaagatttagcTACTGTTCCTTCAAGACGAACTTATGGTTATGACAACGTACCGCCAGAAATATACGATTCAGATGAGGAGTACATTCAAAAGCAGGCACCAGAATTAGATCAGGATCCACATGCTACGGATGACCAAAGTCTTAGAAGGTCTAACAGGGTCAAGATTGCACCTCTAGAATGGTGGAGGAATGAAAAAGTGGtttacaagagaaaaaCCAGTAAACCAGTATTGGAGATCGACAAGATTGTTACCTATGAcaaaaatgatgaagaggatgacGAGGAGGAATTATCCATTGGTCGTCGTAAGGGAAGgaataagaagaaaacaGCTACTACTACAAGGACAAGGCCTTATAATTATATTCCAACTGGTAAGCCTAGGGGTAGACCCAGAAAACACAAGGCATTTGGCATGAGTGGAGGCCTTGtggaaaatccaaataccgatcttttagaagaaattaacCAAGGTAAAATACCTCAAGGTGAATGGTTACAACATGGTATTTTGGAGGCTAACGTTAATGTAACCATGGATAGACAAGGAGATGAAATAATTGCATTTGCTCCCAATTTATCACAATCGGAACAGATTAAGGAAACAGAAGATGAACATTTCTCATTGGAGGTCATGTTTGATGCTCATAAGGATCATTTTGCCAGTGGTATGTTAAAGATCCCTCGAtatggtaagaagaaattaagTGATTCTTATAATGTCTTCATAACTTTTTTCGTGGTTCAGGGTGTACTTGAAGTTACACTAGCGGGTAATACTTTTTTAACGACAGAAGGTTCATCATTTCAAGTTCCTGCTTTTAACGAATATGCCCTTGAAAATAGAGGTAACAACGAAGTAAAAATGTTCTTTACGCAAGTAACCATTTCAATAGATGAACTACAGAATGGTCATTCTACTCACCAAAgtagtgatgaagaagatatgCAATCTCAATCACTTGATGCGGGCGTCAACGATAGCGGTAGCAGTAGCCAGGATGAAGACACACTGACGACAACAAGGAAAAGTAACGAAATCGCGTCAGCGAAAAGAAGTTCATTAAGTAGCATGAGCATTTCTGATATCTAA